CAAGGCCGCGCTCGAGCGCATTCCCGAACCCAAGGACAAGTACGACCCGTGGGGCGGAGCCCGTCCGAACGAACCTGCCAAGAAGCCGAAGTAGAGCTGGTTCGGACGTTTCGATTCCCGCCCATCGTCGCGCCTGCGACGGCTTATTCGAGAAGCGACGAGGTGCCCGCGATCGGCGTGCTTGCACGGCGTCGCCGTCGTCGTTGGCGTGATCATCATCGTGTTGTGGATGCGATACGAACGTTCGTTCACATCGTGCGCGTTATTGCACGAAGGCGAGGCCGACGCGCTTGTCACTGCGCCAAACTGTGCGACAATTCCGCACGAAATCGTCGCACGCGATCGAGAGCGTGAACGATTGCGGCAACGTGAGGGGGGCGTCGAGGTCGATGGCCGCGCCGCCCGCCGACATGTTTCGCACGGTGCAACGAATGCCGCTGTTTTGAAAGGTGATCGTTCCACCCTTGAAAACACGGTGACGCTGTGCAGCACGCTTCTCGATCATCGGCGTCGATCCATTACGATGATTGTGAAAATAGTGCATGGAAATTACGTTGAACTAAACTCAATACCGGCGCTACTTGCACGTCGCTTCAGACTTTGTTTACGACGTTGGAGCGGCCAGTCACTTCCCGCCGACTTTAGGACCAAGTCTTTCTTTTATGGCGTTACGCGCCGATGGAGATTCCGATGAAGACCACGCTTTCGATCTTGCTCGCCGCCGCGTTCTCGCTGTCGTCGATGCCCGCCCACGCCGTCAAGTGGGACCTGTCGACCATGAGCTGCAAGCAATTCCTCGAAAGCGGCGAAGACAACATTCAGGTCGTGCTGACCTGGATGGACGGGTGGTACAAGGGTGACGAGGACAACGCGATCATCGACACCGACGTGTTCATCGAGAACGCCAAGAAATTCGGTGCCTATTGCGGAAAGAATCCAACCGCCAGCATCGTCACCGCGGCCGACGAAGTGCTCGGCAAGTAACCTTTGAAATTTGCGGACGCAATCGCGTTCTTGTTTCTTGCTTCGACACGATCGTGATGGAGAGCCGCGCTGCGCCTTGCGCTCACGCGGCTCGCTTTTTTATGCCGATGCTCAGCCCGGCAGCATCGCGAACGCGCTCGACACCATGGCCACAGGCTTGTTGTCGCCAGCCGAGAGCAGCGTGACGCGGCCAAAGCTCATGGTGCGCCCGAGCCGCACCACGCGCGCGTCCGCCAGCACGTCCATCGAGGACGCCGCGCGCATGAAATGCGTGGTCTGGTCGACCGTGGTCATCGGGCGATAGCCGCGATTGGCAGCGAGGATCGCGATCACCATCGCGGTGTCGGCAAGCGCCATCAGGGCCTGGCCGCAGACCACGCCGCCGTTTCGGCACAGCCGCTCCGAAAACGGCATGCGCAGGACCGCACCCGGCTGCCAGTCCGGCAGATCCGCCGGCTGTGTATGCTCGATGCGCTCGACCGTGAGGTTGAGATCCTGGACCCAGGGCGCAAAAACCTCGCCGAGGATGCGTTTGGCGTCGGACAGGCCGAATTCGGCGTCTGGCTGCATTTGCATTGCTGTCGCACTCTCCTGTATTGCCTGATGTTTCGGCCCATTGTGCGCGCATCGACGCTGCAAAGTCACCCGGTCCCGTCGGCTTGAAAATGCCTGACTTGGGCCGATATGATGCCCCGCTCGGGTAGGGGATGGATGATGTTGCGCCGGTGTGTCCTGGTCTTCTCTATGGTCGCGCTCGGCCTCTCGCTGAGCGGGTGCACCAAGTGCGGTCCGATCTGGGACGATTGGCTGCATGGGCCCAAATCGTGCCGGTCGGATCGGCACTAGCGGACCCCGGGCGGCCCTGGCGGCCGCGCAAGGATGACCTGGCGCGGGCGATCCGTGCCTCATGGATGATCAAGGAGTGGACGATGAAGCTTTTCCGTTTGGCCGCGGTGCTGGCCGTGGTCGCGGGACCTGCCTATGCGCAGTTGCCCAATATCAATCTGATGCAGGACGCTCCGAGCAAGTCCCCCGAGGAGAAGGCGGCGGAAGCCGAGCGTGACAGGGCCTACAAGGAAACGCTGAAGAAGATTCCGGATACCAAGGCGTCCAACGATCCCTGGGGCGGCATGCGCTCCGATCCGCCGAAACAGCCGGCGGCGCCGAAGGCCTCGGCTGCGACCAGCGCGCCGAAGAAGAAGTCCGGCACGGCCGCCAACTGATCGCATGGCCCGATCTGGGGCTGCAATGGCGCCTCCGATTGGGACTCCTCTTCATCCGATCCGCTCCCTACATTTGGCCGAGCGTATTGCGTAGAGGAGGGCACGACATGGCCGATCGTCCGCGGGACCTCGCCGAGCGGATGGCGCGCCGGCGCAAGCTGGCCGGCAAGCCCGGCCAAACAGTCGGCGACGGCTATCTGCGCGAGACCTTCACGCTGCCGCGCGCGGCGGCGCGGGAGCAGGCGCAGGCCTTCTTCGCCCGCTATCCCAAGGCCGGCTATATGAGCGCGGTCGAGACCTGGCGTGAACTGCCCGGCGGCGACATCGAATTCACCATGCGGCGGCTGCCCAGCGCGGACTAAAGCCGGCTCGACCCGAACGCGGTGCTAGTCGAGGGTTTCGGCAACGATGCGGATCCGGAACACGGGTTCCTTGGCCTCGTCCAGCAGCTCCATGTGCCATTCGGAATTTTCCTGGAGCTTGCGGGCAAGGCCGGCGGTCATGTCGGCGCAGACATTGGTCATTTCTTTCCAGGCCGAATCGCGATCGGCAAATTCCGTCGCCTGGTCGGCGCAGCCGGAATAACGGCCATTCCGGATTCGAAAGAAATAGAGTGGCATGGCGGGCACCGATAGCGCGCGTGATGGCCTCGTCCCCAAGGCCATGGGCGCGCGTAGTCCAATCCCAAACCCGCGTCAGATCAATTCCGGGCGGCTACGGATCAGGCCGCCGCAGCGATTTCATCCGGCCGGTTGAGGCGGCGTTTCGGCCGATCGCTTCAGCTCCCGATCGATGCGCAGCTGCACGCGCCGGATCGCGAGCAGGTCGATTTTCGTCTCGGTCCTGCCGGTCTTGATCTGCTCGCCGATGCGGAACTGCCACTGCCAGATTCCGGGAATCGCCGTCTTGGCGACGGTGAACTCGATGCCCCTGTGATTCATGGTGACCTCCACGATTCACGTCCACGATTGGAAACATGCTGGTCGTCATAATATTCCCGGACAAGCAAATTCCGTCAGGGGAACTGTCGGATCCCCGTGGTTCTCCGACCATGAACAGAGTTCCTGAGCTGCGTCCCGGTTGCGTCGTGCACATCGAGACCCCGCCCGGCGGTTCCCGCCGGGTCCCGTGCCCTACGAGCTGCGGCATGTGCCTTGCTTGGCCTGATGGCGGCAAGCAACATGGGCCCGTCATGCTCGGCATTCCCCGCCGCTACAGTCACTTCGTCTTCGGAATCATCCAGTCCGGACTGACCTCGCTGATCGCGGCGGGGATCGCCAGCTTTCCAGCGGGCAGCGCGATGATCTTCATCGGGCACTGGATGGTGTCGTGGCTGATCGCCTGGGCCGCGATGTTGCCGATCGTGCTCATGGCGGCGCCCGCGATCCGCGCCTTCGCTCTGCGTCTGACGCGGGAGGACAGCGAACCGCGCGCCGGCAGCCAAGCATGAAAAAAGCCCCGCCTGGGGCGTGCCGGGCGGGGCAGAGAGTTATTGGAGGCCGAGGTGCTGGGCTTGCAACACCAGAGCCGCATCATCCTAGCGGGCTCCGCTTACGGCAGCCTGACGGTGCGCCAAATTTCCCCGGGCCCGATTCCGAGGCCGCAGACTGGCCCCGCGCCCGTCCCAATTTCGACATCCGTTCGCACAACTGCAGACACACAGGTCGGCAAGATTTCAAACCGTTCGGCGCAGCCATGGGGGAAACGTGGCACGCCGGCAACGGGGTGGCATCATGGATAACGTAGAGCGGTCATTTGCCGCCGCGACAGCGGCTGGCTTCGTGGTGCTGGTGATCGGCCTCGTGCTGCTGGCGCTGCTGTAGGGCACGCGGACGGCGGCCGGGCCCCGCGACGATCGGGCGGGGCCTGCGGCCATTCTCGAAAATTGGGAAAACAACCCCATGCACAGTCGGGGGCATGGGAGTTTCGCTGATCCTTCAGTAGCTTAGCGGTAGTGTTTGGATACCGTTGCGTTCGCCCCGCGAGCCTGACGCGTCTTGCGACGGGGCGATTCTCGCCTTGCCGGAAGTGAGCGATCGCTTCTGCGGCCGGGGCTCTAGTGGATCTTGATGTCGTCGAGGGGAAGATGAAGCTCGCTGGCGCGCTCTTCGCGATCCCTCTTGCGAAACTCGTTTTCCTTGCGCTCGAACTTGATCAGCTCCTCATGCGCCGCCTCCAGCAGCGGATTGCGCCTGATCGTTTCGCGGTGCTTGTCTTCGGTCATGACTGAAGTCCCCAGAGTTGCGGTCTCACCCTGGAGAAGGCCGGAGACCGCGAAAAGTTCGGTGCCAGAGGATTGCGGAATTATGACGGCGCAAGGCAGCTCGCCCTTGATGCGCGTCAGCCTCGGTCCGAAAGGACGTCGCGGCTGCGCGGCTATTTCGGCGGTTGCAGTCCGGGGGATTTGACCCAGTCGTGCAGATGATTTGCCATCTCGGCTTCGCGCGCCTTCTTGAGCAGGGCGTCCCTTTCAGGGCCGGGCGGAAGCCGGGAGGCGTCCTCCTTGACCTGTTTCACCCATGCGGAGAGCCGGTCTTGAAGGGTCAGTTGCTGCTTGAAACGTCGTCGCTTGATCATGGCACGCCCCTGTCCGCGCGAGCACGGCGGGAGCGCCATCGGCTTCTCGTCACCGGGAGCAGCCGGGGTCCGTGCGGTGATGATGGATTAGGATCCATAAAAGGAACGGCGTCTGTTCAATTGTGCGCACAGGACGCTCCGAGAGTGAAAGGCCCGGTGCTGTCCTGATTGGGACACCCGCAGAGGGGAAATGGGACACTCCTCCCATTAAGGAAAAAGTGGCAATTCCACTTGATTCTAAGGCAGGGCCGAATCTACTTTCGGTCTCGCCGGGGCTGGCATTTCAGCACGAACATTCATTGCAACCGGCAAGGGGCTACCGCACAGGTGGCCCCTTTCGATTCCGACACCCGCAGAGTGGGATTAGGGCGCAATGAGGAGGGACAATGAGGCGACCTACACGTGGTCGTTTTCATCGTCACGGCCCGTGATGACGACGTTGCGGACACAAATCAGCGGGATCGCGAAGGCAATTCAAAATGAAAGAAGCCGCCAACCGAGGCGGCCTTGCTTCACGGAAAAACGCCACCCGCCTAATCTGTGTCGCGGGCAGCGGCTTCCCAGCCCCGGGTGGGTTTGCAAAACCCCGGTGGGTTAGGAATTGCACATCCTCATCATGTGGTCTGAGCAAAATTGCTCACACTGACGATCCATATTCCCGCCCGCAACGTGTTCCGTTGGGTCCAAATTCCTTGATCCACCCAAGGGTCGGGCACAAAACGAAAGCCGGTACTGGCCGAAATAGGCCACTCGCAAATGCAAAATAGGCCAGTCAACTTGCCCGCCGCCCCCATTGCTGCGTTCGAAAGATTCGGCGACTCAACCACAGGCGGCTATAAACGTGTAGTTGTTCTGGGGAGGCGTGGGCATTGCTTGCCGGAGACGATCTTTCAATCGTGCTGTTTTTTATTGGTACGGGCGTTAGCTTTGGGTGCGCTGGAATGAGTGCAGCCGGTTGGAAGCACCCAGCCTTAATTTCCGGACTATTCGGGATTGCAGCTATATGCATGGCTCTTGGGATGGCTTGGAACGCCGTCAAAGAGGCCTCACCTCCAGCAATTACTGGCGCGATTCATCAAATCGCGACAAATCCCGTGTCGTGGTTCGCGATTTTGGTTCTGACCGCGGCGGCATCAATCATGTTGCCTAAGCGAAAAACAGATCAACAAATGATTCCTCAGCTTGAGAAATCAGAGGGCATCGAACAAGCCAATCCAGTCGGGGTTAAACCTGCTGTGGCGGTGGCCGCCCAGAGGATATTTATTGACGCTAGTCCCGAATTTCTGCTCAACCTGTACAAAGATAAGACGTCGCTCCAAGGCGACGCGTTGGCGGCCAATTATTTAGGAAAATGGATATCCGTCACCGGCGAGGTTGCCGACATTTCCGAAATTATGGGCCACTACATCATCGTCATTCTTTTCGTCAACCGTAAGATGGTCTCGGCGACGTTCCTGACGGAATTCAGAGACCACATCTCTCATATTACGCAAGGCGCCAAAATCACGGTTCGAGGAGAGCTTCACGCGATAGACACTATCAGCGTCAAAATTAGACAATGCGAGCTGGTTAGCTAAGACCGCGCTTATGCGCGGCCACCTTGAATTACCACGAACTTCCGGCGCCGATCTGGCGGGGTCTCCGTGGGCAGCGCGGGCGCCACAGCGAGCGCAGCATCCACAAGCTGCGCAATGGTCCAAGCCCTGTCGGCCAGCCCCAGTGCCTTCGCTGGGGTCGTGCGCAGGGCTTCATGGACGCGGCACAGATTGTAATGCGCAACGTACAGCGCGACGGCGGCAACGTGGTTGTCCAGCTTCTTGCTAAAGCCGTTCGTGAGGCGGGTGAACCGACGCGACGCCATGCGCAGCGAAAGGTTCTGGCGTTCAACGTAGCTGGTTGAAACGTACTGCTCGGGATCGCCCGATACTACGTCACGGCTTACAGCTACTACGGCGGCGGGCGAGTAGCGGCCCTGCGCTTCCTTTACCAGATGGGTTACGCTGTAGGTCTTTACGATCACGCCATGGGAAGCGTCCGGGCCGAAGGCGTCGCGGATTGCTACCCGGTAGGGGTGGAAGCCGTCCGTGCTGATCTCCGGCTGGCCGATCACGCGCTGGCGCAGGTCGTGTAGGAAGTCCATCGTGCTTTCGGCATTCCGCTTGCCGACGCCCCAGCTAATGATTGCCTTCTGCGTCCCGGCCATGCCGATGAAAACGTACTGATCACCCTTGGCGTTGATCTCGTGACGCTGGACGTTCTTTTGCTTCTTGCCGACGAAGCTCCAAAGCTCGTCAAGTTCAAGGCGTTCGGTGCGGACGCCGACCATGATGCGGTCGTGCAGCTCCATGCAGCCCATGCCGACACGGAGGGCCAGGCTGGCGACGGTGCCACGGTTGACGCCGGTAAGACGCGAGGCGGTACGGATGCCGACGCCCTCGCAAAGGGCGGCAATGACTTCAACTTGCTTATCTCGGGACAGGACGTTCATGAGGGCGCAATCCTCGTTTTGGATTGGCCCCGGCGGACTCTAGAAAATACGCCTTCCAGGGCGTATATTCTGATTTGGTCGTCCGGCCCGGGGCGCAATCTCGGGTTCGATGGCTAGGGATCGGCAGCGTTCCAGCGCCGTCGGTCCCGCTAATTCTCGGCTGCCCTGCCGGGATTAGAACCCGGACCTCTCCGCGTGTAACAGCGAGCGTCCTACCATTAGACTACAGGGCACCTTTTCGAAGCCGCATCGTCCAACCGATGCGGCTTTTTTGTTTGTATGTTTCCAATCCCAGCAAGTCAAGCAATGTTTGGTTTTGTGAGTGGATTTACGACTAGAATGGTATCTCTATTTTTGGTGGGAAGATTTCCACACAGGTGGCCTGTGGATAGAATAGTAACGCTTGATTGAGGTTTGGTATCGTGCAATAAAAAGGGCGCGCAGGATTCACGGTCCTAGCGCGCCCTATGTCCTCACCCGGTCAAGAGCAGAGGAGGTTGCGAAGAAGATGACGGTCCAACAAGCGAGTGGGGGTCCGTGACCCCTTATGACCCGCCTACAAGGGCGTCTTTGCTTTGTGCCGCTTCGCAACGGCACTCTTAATCCTATAGCACATAGGTGCGTTGGGAGCAACAAATGTCTGACGAATCTAAGGGAATCGACCCTTACGAGACGGTCTTGGCTGATCTCTACGCGAAGCGCGATCAGATTGCGCAAGCTATTGCCGCCATTGAAGGGCTGCGCGGCGGCGCCATGGGCGGCAGTTCTAATGCCGGTGGCGCTGCTCCGTCGGGAGGGGCTTCAAAGCCGAATAATGGCTCTCTGGATCACCCCGGGGCTCTCCTGGGCATGTCTATCGTTGACGCGGCGAAAGCCCTACTTGCACACAAGCGAACCCCACTAAAGAATCCCGATTTCGCCGCCATGTTCAAGGCTGGCGGCCTTCACATGAACTCTAAAGAGCCCGCGAACACCATTGGATCGGTGCTGACCCGTCGTATGACTGAGGTTGGTGACGTGGTGAGAGTGGGGCGCGGGACTTGGGGCCTGAAAGAATGGTACCCAAACCGAAGCTTCAAGGTGAAGGACGACGAAAAGAAGGACGATAAGAAGCCTCAACAAGAGCCCGGGAAGATCGGGCTTGATGCCGCGCTGGAATAAGAAAGAGGCCGCCCAATGAGGCGGCCCATCGGTTATGGCAAAGCACAGTCCCTCCAAAAACCCTGATTTGATTATCGGGCCGCTGCCGGTGGCAGCGGTCAATAAGACGTTGGGGACGGAGATTGATGCAGGAGATGTCATATTGACCCGGGGCGCTCAGCGCCACGCGAATAAACGCCACCCCCAAGACTATCCTAAGTGTTTGCCGCACCTTGCAAGTGTGATCGCGAACCCCCGCTATATCGGAGACGATCACAACAATAGCGGTATCGAGATTTGGGGGTATGTAGCAGCTCTTGGAGCGCTGGTTTTAGTCGCGGTCGAATTGGTTCCCGACGAAAACGGCTGCTATCAGATATCAAGTTTTTATATGGTGTCTGAGAAGAAGGCTAACGCCAGGCGATTGAAGGGTTTCTTGAAGGTCGTGGTAGTCTAACTGAAAAGGGCTCCGATGCAGATCGGAGCCCTTTTAGTATACTTTCGGGAAATTAGATTTGCTGGGATGCCCACACCCAGATCTCTTCGCCGATTGCTCGACTACTTTGCCTGACGAACGTTCGATCATCAGGCGCGTGAGGAGGCCGTTCTCACCTCAAAACTCGCTTCCCGTTGGACAACCCTCGCATAGCGGTTTTGTTTCCGCAAGGCTGAAGTAGCCCAAAACAGTGACACTTTGGTTACTTTTGCCGGGGAATTTGTGCCAAAAGTCCGGCTTCAGGTTCGATATAAGGATGAAATCTCGGAATTCCACCCCGAAACGGACCTATTTGCAGGTCCCTGCAAAGTTACCCTCCGAGGTAACGGACTGGGTGAGACACACAGGGGGCCGCCAACTGAGGCGGCCTTACTTTTTCGGAGGAGGCTCTAGCCTGCTAGCAAGCAGCAACCACGCCTCAGCCGAGTTTTGGAGCGCCGTCTTTCGGCGGCCAATATTACGCTCAGCCTGCGCTAGCTGTTCGGCGGCCTTCTGTCTGCATTCGTCCGCGGTAAAATTCATGCCGCGATTAGATCTACTTCGGCGCGGCTTGTCTGGTCAAAACAGGACACCATGCTGAGGGGGGGGTCAATGCTCCTTGCGGAGCTTCCTGATAAGCGCCTTTTGATCGTCGATATGCTCTTGCACGACCTGCCGAGCTTCGTCGGTCCGCTGATCGTCCGCGGGCTTCTTCTGTGGCGGACCCTCGTTGCTCATCGTTGCATTCCATCAGCGTTGATCCGGTAAGGATTGATTCACCTCAACGATTTGAGTTCCGTTTTCAAATCAGGCCACTCCCAAAATCAAACTAGGCCACTGCGCTCGGAAACAGGCCACCGCCACGAAAGCCCAAAAGAACATATTGCGAACCTAGAACAAATAGGGTACATTGCTTTTGTCGACGAGCCGCCTCGCAACCGTTTGTCCCTCACGCGAATCCTCGCCATAAGGAGCACGACCCAATGTCCGCCACTGCCCTGCGTATCGTCGAAGGATCTTCCATGGACAAGAGTAAAGCTCTGGCCGCCGCGCTCTCTCAGATCGAGCGCCAGTTCGGCAAGGGCTCGGTGATGAAGCTCGGCAAGAACGATCGCTCGATGGATGTCGAGGCGGTCTCGTCCGGGTCCCTCGGGCTCGATATCGCGCTCGGCATCGGCGGCCTGCCCAAGGGGCGTGTCGTGGAAATCTACGGGCCGGAATCCTCAGGCAAGACGACCTTGGCGCTGCACACGGTGGCGGAAGCGCAGAAGAAGGGCGGCATCTGCGCCTTCATCGACGCCGAGCACGCGCTCGACCCGGTCTATGCCAGAAAGCTGGGCGTCAACATCGACGAGCTCCTGATCTCGCAGCCTGACACCGGTGAGCAGGCGCTGGAAATCTGCGACACGCTGGTGCGCTCGGGTGCGGTCGACGTTCTGGTGGTGGATTCGGTCGCGGCCCTGGTGCCGAAAGCCGAGCTCGAGGGCGAGATGGGCGATGCGCTGCCGGGCCTGCAAGCGCGGTTGATGAGCCAGGCGCTGCGCAAGCTGACGGCCTCGATCAACAAGTCCAACACCATGGTGATCTTCATCAACCAGATCCGCATGAAGATCGGTGTGATGTACGGCTCGCCCGAGACCACCACCGGCGGCAACGCGCTGAAATTCTACGCCTCCGTCCGCCTCGACATCCGCCGCATCGGCGCGATCAAGGAGCGCGACGAGGTGGTCGGCAACACCACCCGTGTCAAGGTGGTGAAGAACAAGCTGGCGCCGCCCTTCAAGCAGGTCGAGTTCGACATCATGTACGGCGAGGGCGTGTCCAAGATGGGCGAGATCCTCGATCTCGGCGTCAAGGCCGGCATCGTCGAGAAGTCAGGCGCCTGGTTCTCCTATGACAGCCAGCGCCTCGGCCAGGGCCGCGAGAACTCGAAAGCGTTCCTGAAGGCCAACCCCGACATCACCGCCAAGATCGAGACCTCGATCCGCCAGAACTCCGGCCTGATCGCCGAGCAGATCCTGGCCGGCACGCCGGAGCGCGACGCCGACGGCGAGGAGCCGGCGGACGAGTAAGTCTTAACGCGAAGGTTTTTCGCGAGGAGCGGGCGCTGAAGACGTTGAGTTGCCGACGTCGTCAGCGCCCGTTTCGTTTTGCATGAGAGGGGCCTGCCGACCATGAAGCGCGTGATCCTGACGAGTTCGTCCGGCGTCAGCCTCGCGCTCGCGGATCGTGCTGACTTGGTCATTCCCTTCATCTATCGCTTCGTTTCGGGGCCACTTCCGTCAGCTGGCCATCTCAACGGTTATCTCGCCTGGCGCGAGTCCAGGACATGGTACGATGAGATGCACTGGTCGGATTGCGTTCCCGTCCGCTATTCGCTCCTTCTCAGGCGACAGGATCGAGCTGGCGCGTTGCTCTGGGTCTGCGAGAATTACGGG
The nucleotide sequence above comes from Bradyrhizobium sp. NDS-1. Encoded proteins:
- a CDS encoding PilZ domain-containing protein, which produces MIEKRAAQRHRVFKGGTITFQNSGIRCTVRNMSAGGAAIDLDAPLTLPQSFTLSIACDDFVRNCRTVWRSDKRVGLAFVQ
- a CDS encoding HdeA family protein, translating into MKTTLSILLAAAFSLSSMPAHAVKWDLSTMSCKQFLESGEDNIQVVLTWMDGWYKGDEDNAIIDTDVFIENAKKFGAYCGKNPTASIVTAADEVLGK
- a CDS encoding PaaI family thioesterase yields the protein MQMQPDAEFGLSDAKRILGEVFAPWVQDLNLTVERIEHTQPADLPDWQPGAVLRMPFSERLCRNGGVVCGQALMALADTAMVIAILAANRGYRPMTTVDQTTHFMRAASSMDVLADARVVRLGRTMSFGRVTLLSAGDNKPVAMVSSAFAMLPG
- a CDS encoding DUF6894 family protein, with the protein product MPLYFFRIRNGRYSGCADQATEFADRDSAWKEMTNVCADMTAGLARKLQENSEWHMELLDEAKEPVFRIRIVAETLD
- a CDS encoding DUF2798 domain-containing protein, whose amino-acid sequence is MLGIPRRYSHFVFGIIQSGLTSLIAAGIASFPAGSAMIFIGHWMVSWLIAWAAMLPIVLMAAPAIRAFALRLTREDSEPRAGSQA
- a CDS encoding OB-fold protein codes for the protein MLAGDDLSIVLFFIGTGVSFGCAGMSAAGWKHPALISGLFGIAAICMALGMAWNAVKEASPPAITGAIHQIATNPVSWFAILVLTAAASIMLPKRKTDQQMIPQLEKSEGIEQANPVGVKPAVAVAAQRIFIDASPEFLLNLYKDKTSLQGDALAANYLGKWISVTGEVADISEIMGHYIIVILFVNRKMVSATFLTEFRDHISHITQGAKITVRGELHAIDTISVKIRQCELVS
- a CDS encoding transposase, which encodes MNVLSRDKQVEVIAALCEGVGIRTASRLTGVNRGTVASLALRVGMGCMELHDRIMVGVRTERLELDELWSFVGKKQKNVQRHEINAKGDQYVFIGMAGTQKAIISWGVGKRNAESTMDFLHDLRQRVIGQPEISTDGFHPYRVAIRDAFGPDASHGVIVKTYSVTHLVKEAQGRYSPAAVVAVSRDVVSGDPEQYVSTSYVERQNLSLRMASRRFTRLTNGFSKKLDNHVAAVALYVAHYNLCRVHEALRTTPAKALGLADRAWTIAQLVDAALAVAPALPTETPPDRRRKFVVIQGGRA
- a CDS encoding winged helix-turn-helix domain-containing protein — protein: MSDESKGIDPYETVLADLYAKRDQIAQAIAAIEGLRGGAMGGSSNAGGAAPSGGASKPNNGSLDHPGALLGMSIVDAAKALLAHKRTPLKNPDFAAMFKAGGLHMNSKEPANTIGSVLTRRMTEVGDVVRVGRGTWGLKEWYPNRSFKVKDDEKKDDKKPQQEPGKIGLDAALE
- a CDS encoding PBECR2 nuclease fold domain-containing protein, whose translation is MAKHSPSKNPDLIIGPLPVAAVNKTLGTEIDAGDVILTRGAQRHANKRHPQDYPKCLPHLASVIANPRYIGDDHNNSGIEIWGYVAALGALVLVAVELVPDENGCYQISSFYMVSEKKANARRLKGFLKVVVV
- the recA gene encoding recombinase RecA; translation: MSATALRIVEGSSMDKSKALAAALSQIERQFGKGSVMKLGKNDRSMDVEAVSSGSLGLDIALGIGGLPKGRVVEIYGPESSGKTTLALHTVAEAQKKGGICAFIDAEHALDPVYARKLGVNIDELLISQPDTGEQALEICDTLVRSGAVDVLVVDSVAALVPKAELEGEMGDALPGLQARLMSQALRKLTASINKSNTMVIFINQIRMKIGVMYGSPETTTGGNALKFYASVRLDIRRIGAIKERDEVVGNTTRVKVVKNKLAPPFKQVEFDIMYGEGVSKMGEILDLGVKAGIVEKSGAWFSYDSQRLGQGRENSKAFLKANPDITAKIETSIRQNSGLIAEQILAGTPERDADGEEPADE